From Enterococcus mundtii, the proteins below share one genomic window:
- a CDS encoding HdeD family acid-resistance protein: MKESRKIDWGSLVLGILFVLVSLISFRDPVGNLVAIVIVFAIFAILKGLFELFLRSRVKELTGYKGKMPIVIGIIDLLIGIFFIFNIGAGVVALPFVFAVWFIIDSVLALFTADLFRGISEGHYWFTVVINILGILLGIILLFNPLSSALTLSFLVGFYFMVVGINQIVYAFR; this comes from the coding sequence ATGAAAGAAAGTAGAAAAATTGATTGGGGTTCACTCGTTTTAGGGATATTATTTGTTTTAGTTTCCTTGATTTCTTTTCGCGATCCAGTAGGTAACTTAGTTGCTATCGTTATTGTATTTGCTATTTTTGCGATCCTAAAAGGATTATTTGAGTTATTTCTACGTAGTCGAGTAAAAGAACTGACAGGATATAAAGGGAAGATGCCGATAGTGATTGGGATCATTGATTTATTGATTGGGATCTTTTTCATTTTCAATATTGGTGCTGGGGTAGTTGCACTACCATTTGTCTTCGCTGTTTGGTTTATTATTGATTCTGTTTTGGCTTTATTTACTGCTGATTTATTCAGAGGAATAAGTGAAGGTCATTACTGGTTCACCGTAGTCATCAATATATTGGGTATCTTACTAGGTATCATTTTATTATTCAATCCTTTATCCTCTGCGTTGACGCTAAGTTTTTTAGTTGGTTTTTACTTTATGGTGGTTGGGATCAATCAGATCGTTTATGCGTTTAGATGA
- the spxB gene encoding pyruvate oxidase: MSTINAGIAMVKVLESWGVDHIYGIPGGSFNSIMDALYHEKDQIDYIQVRHEEVGALAAAADAKLTGKVGAVFGSAGPGATHLINGLYDAQMDHVPVVALLGQVASTSMNYTAFQELNENPIFADVSVYNRTVMTPESLPYVVDEAIKAAYAHQGVAVVTIPVDFGFEEIEWQDVSNASTYKTGVILPEMEDVKAALPYLEQAQKPVLFIGQGVRHGYDQIKKFTEYFKMPVVASVLAKGIVPDEDKNFLGFAGRVATKPANEALAEADLILFVGSDFPFGRTFFNPEAAFIQVDIDAAKFGRRHHTDLAILGDGKTTLENLVELGKERSEDAWYLANQENLRNWRRWLTSFEEPTEQSIRPEAIYKEINRIAERDAIFVTDVGNTTIHSIRLLNMTGEQLHTTSGWFATMGNGVPGGIAAKLSFPERQVFTLSGDGGFAMVMQDILTQVSYQLPIINVVFSNYSFGFIEAEQEDTEQQKFGVSLEQADFGKACEALGADGFTITHYEQLRPAFDAAAKSDRPVVIDVKIPNKRPLPVEDLHLDPRKYSEEEIERFKEKYEVHDMPVLHEIYTHHLSKQL; the protein is encoded by the coding sequence ATGTCAACGATAAATGCCGGTATTGCCATGGTAAAAGTGCTTGAAAGCTGGGGAGTTGATCATATTTATGGGATTCCGGGTGGTTCGTTCAATTCCATTATGGATGCGTTGTACCATGAAAAAGACCAAATCGATTATATCCAAGTACGTCATGAAGAAGTGGGCGCGTTAGCTGCCGCAGCGGATGCCAAATTAACAGGAAAAGTCGGAGCTGTCTTTGGCTCAGCTGGTCCTGGAGCCACCCATTTGATCAACGGACTTTATGATGCCCAAATGGATCACGTCCCAGTTGTCGCCCTTTTAGGACAAGTGGCTTCGACTTCTATGAATTATACTGCCTTTCAAGAATTAAATGAAAATCCAATTTTCGCTGATGTTAGTGTTTATAATCGGACAGTCATGACACCAGAAAGTTTACCTTATGTCGTTGACGAAGCGATCAAGGCAGCTTATGCACATCAAGGAGTCGCTGTTGTGACGATCCCAGTTGATTTTGGTTTTGAAGAAATCGAGTGGCAGGATGTTTCTAATGCTTCTACGTACAAAACAGGGGTGATCCTCCCTGAGATGGAAGACGTGAAAGCAGCCCTTCCTTATCTCGAACAAGCTCAAAAGCCTGTCTTGTTCATCGGTCAAGGTGTTCGTCATGGCTATGATCAGATCAAGAAATTTACCGAATATTTCAAAATGCCAGTGGTTGCCTCTGTTTTAGCAAAAGGGATCGTGCCAGATGAAGACAAAAATTTTCTTGGATTTGCAGGTCGGGTAGCGACAAAACCTGCGAATGAAGCGTTGGCAGAAGCCGATTTGATTTTATTTGTAGGAAGTGACTTCCCTTTTGGGCGGACGTTCTTCAATCCAGAAGCTGCCTTTATCCAAGTCGATATTGATGCCGCCAAATTCGGCCGCCGCCACCACACCGATTTAGCTATCTTAGGTGATGGTAAAACAACGTTAGAAAACCTAGTTGAATTGGGGAAAGAGCGCTCAGAAGATGCTTGGTATCTAGCCAATCAAGAAAATCTTCGCAATTGGCGGCGTTGGTTAACATCGTTTGAAGAACCCACAGAGCAATCGATTCGACCAGAAGCAATCTATAAAGAAATCAACCGGATTGCTGAGCGTGATGCTATTTTTGTGACAGATGTTGGAAATACGACCATTCATTCGATCCGTTTGCTGAACATGACTGGTGAGCAGTTACACACTACTTCTGGTTGGTTTGCAACGATGGGCAACGGTGTACCAGGAGGCATTGCTGCTAAATTAAGTTTTCCGGAGAGACAAGTCTTTACTTTAAGCGGAGACGGCGGTTTTGCCATGGTGATGCAAGATATCTTGACCCAAGTCAGCTATCAGTTGCCAATCATCAATGTCGTTTTCTCAAATTATTCATTCGGATTTATCGAAGCAGAACAAGAAGATACTGAACAACAAAAATTTGGTGTTTCCCTTGAACAAGCTGATTTTGGGAAAGCCTGCGAAGCCTTAGGTGCCGATGGCTTCACGATCACACACTACGAACAATTACGCCCTGCCTTCGATGCTGCGGCGAAATCTGATCGACCAGTCGTGATCGACGTCAAGATCCCCAACAAACGGCCCTTACCTGTCGAAGACTTACACTTAGACCCAAGAAAGTATAGCGAAGAAGAAATTGAGCGCTTCAAAGAAAAATACGAAGTACATGATATGCCGGTGCTTCATGAAATATATACGCATCATCTTTCTAAACAGTTGTAA
- a CDS encoding ABC-F family ATP-binding cassette domain-containing protein, with amino-acid sequence MITVNDVSLHFSDRKLFDDVNIKFTPGNCYGLIGANGAGKSTFLKVLSGDLQPSTGSVTLGPDERMAVLKQNHYDYEEYTVMETVIMGHKRLYEVMKEKDAIYMKEDFTDEDGIRAAELEGEFAELNGWEAEPEAAVLLQGLNIPEELHHQLMSELTGGQKVKVLLAQTLFGKPDVLLLDEPTNGLDIQSINWLEEFLIEFENTVIVVSHDRHFLNKVCTHMADLDFGKIKLYVGNYDFWLESSQLATKLQANANAKKEEQIKELQDFIARFSANASKSKQATSRKKMLEKITLDDIQPSSRRYPFVGFKPEREIGNDLLQVENVSVTIDGKKILDDISFTLNKEDKVAFVAENDITTTTLFKVIMGDLTPDTGTVRWGVTTSNAYLPKDTTKEFDTDLTILDWLRQYASKEEDDNTFLRSFLGRMLFSGEEVLKPVNVLSGGEKVRCMLSKLMLSKANVLVLDDPTNHLDLESITALNDGLMAFSGSILFASHDHQFIQTLANRIIAVSDKGVIDRADTTYDEFLENKDIQKQLEQLWN; translated from the coding sequence TTGATTACTGTAAATGATGTAAGTTTGCACTTTTCAGATCGCAAACTATTTGATGATGTTAATATAAAATTCACTCCCGGCAATTGTTATGGCTTAATTGGAGCAAATGGCGCAGGTAAATCAACATTCCTTAAAGTGTTATCAGGTGACTTGCAACCTTCAACAGGCTCTGTCACATTAGGTCCAGATGAACGTATGGCTGTTTTGAAACAAAACCACTATGACTATGAAGAATATACTGTGATGGAAACAGTAATCATGGGCCATAAACGTTTATATGAAGTAATGAAAGAAAAAGATGCCATCTATATGAAAGAAGATTTCACAGATGAAGATGGGATTCGTGCGGCAGAATTAGAAGGCGAATTTGCAGAATTAAACGGTTGGGAAGCAGAGCCAGAAGCAGCAGTTCTACTTCAAGGATTGAACATTCCTGAAGAATTACATCATCAATTGATGAGCGAACTAACTGGTGGACAAAAAGTGAAAGTGTTGCTTGCGCAAACGCTATTCGGTAAACCAGATGTTTTACTTCTAGATGAGCCGACAAACGGACTAGATATCCAATCGATCAACTGGTTAGAAGAATTTTTGATCGAATTTGAGAATACAGTGATCGTTGTTTCCCATGACCGTCATTTCTTAAATAAAGTTTGTACCCACATGGCAGATTTAGACTTTGGAAAAATAAAGCTTTATGTAGGAAACTACGATTTCTGGTTAGAATCAAGCCAATTAGCAACTAAGTTACAAGCAAACGCCAATGCGAAAAAAGAAGAACAAATCAAAGAATTACAAGACTTTATCGCACGTTTCAGTGCAAATGCGTCAAAATCAAAACAAGCAACATCCCGTAAAAAAATGTTAGAAAAAATCACATTGGATGATATCCAACCTTCTTCACGTCGCTATCCTTTCGTTGGATTCAAACCAGAACGTGAAATTGGAAATGACTTACTACAAGTAGAAAACGTTAGTGTCACAATAGATGGTAAAAAGATTTTAGATGATATATCATTTACATTGAACAAAGAAGACAAGGTAGCATTCGTTGCTGAAAACGATATAACAACTACAACCCTGTTTAAAGTTATCATGGGCGATCTAACACCAGATACCGGTACTGTCCGTTGGGGTGTAACAACTAGCAATGCTTATCTACCAAAGGATACAACGAAGGAATTCGATACGGACTTAACGATTCTTGATTGGTTACGTCAATATGCAAGTAAAGAAGAAGACGACAATACGTTCTTACGTAGCTTCTTAGGTCGTATGTTGTTTTCTGGTGAGGAAGTATTAAAACCTGTGAATGTTCTTTCTGGGGGCGAAAAAGTTCGTTGCATGCTTTCTAAATTGATGCTTTCAAAAGCAAACGTCCTTGTCTTAGACGACCCAACGAATCATTTAGATTTAGAATCAATTACTGCATTGAATGATGGTTTGATGGCATTTTCAGGTTCGATCCTATTTGCTTCTCATGACCACCAATTCATCCAAACGTTAGCAAATCGTATCATTGCTGTTTCTGATAAAGGCGTGATCGATCGTGCAGATACGACATATGATGAATTCTTAGAGAACAAAGACATCCAAAAACAATTAGAACAATTGTGGAACTAA
- the dnaB gene encoding replicative DNA helicase, with protein sequence MSEVWQDRIPPQNIEAEQAVLGSVFLDAETIIDAMEYIEPKDFYRRGHQIIFEIMIELNDRSEAIDVVTVKDRLEQRNLLEDAGGVSYLSDLALAVPTAANIVYYAKIVEEKSLLRNLIQTATGIVTRGFEQGEEVQSILDDAERSILEVSEKRNRSGFLSIAEVLNSTIENIDQLAQNNEEITGLPTGYQGLDKMTAGFQAEELIILAARPAVGKTAFALNIAQNVGTKTDRSVAIFSLEMGAESLVNRMLCAEGSIEASHLRTGQLSEEEWSNLIVAMGSLSKANIFIDDTPGIKISEIRAKCRKLAQEKGNLGLILIDYLQLIEGNGKENRQQEVSDISRQLKKLAKELKVPVIALSQLSRGVEQRQDKRPVLSDIRESGSIEQDADIVAFLYRDDYYEREGGEDGDAPEPQNDNVIEVIIEKNRSGARGTVELLFIKEYNKFSSLSPREEY encoded by the coding sequence ATGAGTGAAGTGTGGCAGGATCGAATTCCACCGCAAAATATTGAAGCTGAGCAAGCGGTTCTAGGTTCTGTTTTTCTAGACGCTGAAACGATCATCGATGCCATGGAGTACATAGAACCGAAAGATTTTTATCGTCGGGGACATCAAATCATTTTTGAAATCATGATCGAATTGAATGACCGTAGTGAAGCGATTGATGTAGTGACCGTCAAAGATCGTTTGGAGCAACGAAATCTCTTGGAAGATGCTGGTGGAGTCAGTTACTTATCTGATTTAGCTTTAGCTGTACCAACGGCAGCAAACATTGTCTACTACGCAAAAATCGTGGAAGAAAAATCATTACTCCGTAATTTGATCCAAACAGCAACAGGGATCGTGACTAGAGGTTTTGAACAAGGAGAAGAAGTCCAATCCATCTTAGATGATGCGGAACGTAGTATTCTTGAAGTATCAGAAAAACGTAATCGTAGCGGGTTCTTATCCATTGCGGAAGTCTTGAATTCTACGATTGAAAATATTGACCAACTCGCGCAAAACAATGAAGAGATCACAGGTTTGCCAACTGGTTACCAAGGATTAGATAAAATGACTGCTGGCTTCCAAGCAGAAGAGCTGATTATTTTGGCTGCACGTCCGGCGGTAGGGAAAACCGCCTTTGCCTTGAATATTGCCCAAAATGTCGGTACAAAGACAGATCGTTCCGTAGCGATCTTCAGTCTAGAGATGGGGGCAGAATCATTAGTCAACCGGATGCTTTGTGCGGAAGGTTCGATTGAAGCGAGTCACTTACGTACGGGACAGCTTTCAGAAGAAGAATGGTCCAATTTGATCGTTGCGATGGGTAGTTTATCCAAAGCAAATATCTTCATTGATGATACACCAGGGATCAAAATCTCTGAGATACGAGCAAAATGTCGGAAACTTGCACAAGAAAAAGGGAATCTAGGTTTGATACTCATCGATTACTTGCAGTTGATCGAAGGAAATGGGAAAGAAAACCGCCAACAAGAAGTATCCGATATCTCACGTCAATTGAAAAAGCTAGCGAAAGAATTAAAAGTTCCCGTCATTGCTCTTTCCCAGCTTTCTCGTGGAGTGGAACAACGCCAAGATAAACGACCTGTTTTAAGTGATATCCGTGAGTCTGGTTCGATCGAGCAGGATGCAGATATCGTAGCATTCTTATATCGTGATGATTACTATGAACGCGAAGGTGGCGAAGATGGCGATGCGCCAGAACCACAAAATGATAATGTGATCGAAGTCATCATTGAAAAAAACCGGAGTGGAGCAAGGGGAACGGTCGAATTGCTCTTTATCAAAGAATACAATAAATTTTCCTCGCTTTCTCCGCGAGAAGAATATTAG
- a CDS encoding DegV family protein, with protein sequence MYQIVTDSCCDLPYQVLANANVDFLSMEIQIGEEIRIDDLGKTFDYEGYIQQLREGAMPTTSQINVGRYLEFFRSYVEKGIPVLYVAFSSGMSGSYSSALQAVELLKETYEDPQVHVFDTKAASIGEGLLVLEAVRLKESGYSLEETLAWLQNNYLKVHSWVTVDDLKHLERGGRISKASAAIGSLLSVKPIITVEPSGHLKNVDKVRGRNKSIQKIVEETVKTIVAPLEQTVYIAYAGDLESAEKAKKLLEENIKTKEIKLYPLGPTIASHTGYGCIAIFSMGVSR encoded by the coding sequence ATGTATCAAATAGTCACAGATTCATGTTGCGATCTGCCCTATCAAGTGTTGGCAAATGCAAATGTTGATTTTTTATCCATGGAGATCCAGATTGGTGAGGAAATACGAATCGATGATCTGGGAAAAACATTTGATTATGAAGGGTACATCCAACAGTTACGTGAAGGAGCAATGCCTACGACCTCACAAATCAATGTGGGTCGCTATTTGGAATTCTTCCGTAGCTATGTGGAGAAAGGCATCCCAGTCTTGTACGTTGCTTTTTCGAGTGGCATGAGTGGTTCTTACAGCAGTGCCTTACAAGCAGTCGAATTATTGAAAGAAACCTATGAGGACCCGCAAGTTCATGTGTTTGATACGAAAGCCGCAAGTATCGGGGAAGGACTACTTGTATTAGAAGCGGTTCGTTTGAAAGAATCGGGTTATTCTTTGGAAGAAACATTGGCTTGGTTACAAAATAATTACCTCAAAGTTCATTCTTGGGTAACCGTTGATGATTTAAAGCATTTAGAACGAGGAGGACGCATCTCTAAAGCAAGTGCTGCTATTGGTAGTCTGTTAAGCGTGAAACCGATCATTACCGTTGAACCAAGTGGTCATTTGAAGAATGTCGATAAAGTGCGTGGCAGAAACAAATCCATTCAGAAAATCGTGGAGGAAACGGTCAAAACGATCGTAGCTCCATTGGAACAAACGGTGTATATCGCTTATGCCGGAGACCTAGAAAGTGCTGAGAAAGCCAAAAAATTATTAGAAGAAAATATCAAAACAAAAGAAATCAAACTCTATCCCTTAGGACCAACGATCGCCAGTCATACAGGCTACGGGTGTATCGCCATCTTTTCAATGGGTGTGAGTCGATAA
- a CDS encoding adenylosuccinate synthase has translation MSSVVVVGTQWGDEGKGKITDFLSENAEVIARYQGGDNAGHTIKFDGVTYKLHLIPSGIFYKDKISVIGNGVVVNPKSLVKELAYLHEKNVTTDNLRISDRAHVILPYHIKLDQLQEDAKGENKIGTTIKGIGPAYMDKAARVGIRVADLLDKEIFEERLRVNLDDKNRQFVKMFDSEPIDFEEIFEEYYEYGQQIKQYVTDTSVILNDALDAGKRVLFEGAQGVMLDIDQGTYPFVTSSNPVAGGVTIGSGVGPSKINKVVGVCKAYTSRVGDGPFPTELFDETGQQIREVGREYGTTTGRPRRVGWFDTVVMRHSKRVSGITNLSLNSIDVLSGLETVKICTAYELDGERIYHYPASLKELNRCKPIYEELPGWSEDITACRTLAELPENARNYVRRISELVGVRISTFSVGPDRNQTNILESVWAQI, from the coding sequence ATGTCATCTGTAGTAGTAGTGGGTACACAATGGGGCGACGAAGGGAAAGGAAAAATTACTGACTTTCTTAGTGAAAATGCTGAAGTGATCGCACGGTACCAAGGTGGCGACAATGCGGGACACACAATTAAATTCGATGGTGTTACGTATAAACTGCACTTGATTCCTTCGGGGATTTTTTACAAAGATAAAATCAGCGTGATCGGGAACGGTGTGGTAGTCAATCCGAAATCTTTAGTCAAAGAATTGGCTTATTTACATGAAAAAAATGTGACGACAGATAATTTACGTATTTCTGATCGTGCGCATGTGATTTTACCGTATCATATCAAATTAGACCAATTGCAAGAAGATGCAAAAGGAGAAAATAAAATCGGTACGACCATCAAAGGGATCGGACCTGCTTATATGGACAAAGCCGCTCGTGTCGGTATCCGTGTAGCCGATTTATTGGATAAAGAAATTTTTGAAGAGCGTTTACGAGTGAATTTAGACGATAAAAACCGTCAATTTGTGAAAATGTTTGATTCAGAGCCAATCGACTTTGAAGAAATCTTTGAAGAATACTACGAATATGGCCAACAAATCAAACAGTACGTGACGGATACATCAGTTATCTTAAATGATGCGTTAGATGCAGGAAAACGTGTTTTATTTGAAGGCGCACAAGGTGTGATGTTGGATATCGATCAAGGAACGTATCCATTTGTTACCTCATCGAATCCAGTGGCTGGTGGTGTAACGATCGGTAGTGGGGTCGGACCTTCTAAAATCAATAAAGTGGTCGGTGTATGTAAAGCTTACACATCACGTGTGGGAGATGGCCCATTCCCTACTGAATTGTTTGATGAAACAGGTCAACAAATTCGTGAAGTCGGTCGCGAATATGGTACAACGACTGGACGTCCACGTCGTGTCGGCTGGTTTGATACAGTCGTGATGCGTCACTCAAAACGTGTGTCAGGTATCACGAATCTATCATTGAATTCGATCGATGTCTTGAGCGGTTTAGAAACAGTGAAAATCTGTACAGCATACGAATTAGACGGCGAACGAATCTATCATTATCCAGCGAGTTTGAAAGAATTGAACCGTTGCAAACCAATCTACGAAGAATTGCCAGGTTGGTCAGAAGACATTACTGCTTGTCGTACACTAGCTGAATTACCAGAAAATGCACGTAACTATGTAAGACGTATCTCAGAGCTTGTAGGCGTGCGTATTTCAACATTTTCAGTAGGTCCTGACCGAAACCAAACAAATATCTTAGAAAGCGTGTGGGCGCAAATCTAA